The Oxalobacteraceae bacterium OTU3CINTB1 genome includes a window with the following:
- a CDS encoding SIMPL domain-containing protein: MLKKFALVMALLPALSPSAVQAADLPTYPFIHVSGEGFVMAAPDMGEIDFDISAFDADPAAAVSVIQARVDEVRALLVEQSGPPEGDSAAVLEVQDMRKEMRNPANPDPAATPEYDIRSSVHIVVRDLTKWRPIMQALLEMKNIDHMSTTFGKSDRLKVEQELTAAAIKDALRRAEGMAAGFGKKVGAVTAISSSPLRNLTKAVGLMPSDYYNAERRAQAKTSEKDFLSITVLRWTQNVDMIFRIK, translated from the coding sequence ATGCTGAAGAAATTTGCCCTGGTGATGGCGTTGCTGCCTGCGTTGTCGCCATCGGCCGTCCAGGCGGCCGATTTGCCGACCTACCCGTTCATCCACGTCAGCGGCGAGGGCTTCGTCATGGCGGCGCCGGACATGGGCGAGATCGATTTCGATATCAGCGCCTTCGATGCCGATCCGGCGGCCGCCGTGAGCGTGATCCAGGCCCGCGTGGACGAAGTCCGCGCGCTGCTGGTCGAGCAATCGGGGCCGCCGGAAGGCGACAGCGCGGCCGTCCTCGAAGTGCAGGACATGCGCAAGGAAATGCGCAACCCCGCCAATCCCGACCCCGCCGCCACACCCGAATACGATATCCGCAGCTCGGTGCACATCGTGGTGCGCGACCTGACCAAATGGCGCCCGATCATGCAGGCGCTGCTGGAGATGAAGAACATCGACCACATGTCGACCACCTTCGGCAAGAGCGACCGCCTCAAGGTCGAGCAGGAGTTGACCGCCGCCGCCATCAAGGACGCGCTGCGCCGCGCCGAGGGCATGGCGGCCGGCTTCGGCAAGAAGGTGGGGGCGGTCACCGCCATCTCCTCCAGCCCGCTGCGCAACCTGACCAAGGCCGTCGGCCTGATGCCGAGCGACTACTACAACGCCGAGCGCCGCGCGCAAGCGAAGACGAGCGAGAAGGATTTCCTGTCGATCACCGTGCTGCGCTGGACGCAGAACGTCGACATGATCTTTCGTATCAAATGA